In Anaerostipes hadrus ATCC 29173 = JCM 17467, a single genomic region encodes these proteins:
- the istA gene encoding IS21 family transposase, with protein MTKYREILRLSSLGFSNRNIALSVPCSRNTVSKVLKRAKELNLSWPLSDDQTDAVLEQLLYPKLHNRSNRRMPDYDYIRKELLRNGVSKKLLWTEYIEDCRANGDEPLMYSQFCYHIQQDEQKHRATMHIKRKPAEQIEVDWAGDPAMIIDPDTGEIIKAHIFVGVMTYSQYTYVEAFLDMKQRSWIKAHIHMYEYFGGVAKILVPDNCKTAVIHNGKRKDQQINQIYQELAEHYGTAIIPARVRSPKDKPNAEGTVGNISTWITAALRNEQFFSLAELNRAIRKKLLTFNQKLFQKKEGSRLELFLENEKPLLSPLPATRFELSDWKTATVQFNYHISVDKMLYSVPYEYIKKKVDVKITDNTVEIFYNHNRIASHRRLKGRPGQYSTVTAHMPEDHQKYLEWNGDRFRKWAEQIGINTYHAVNAILTSKRVEQQTYRSCMGLLKLAEKYSDTLLEAACKKALSYTSSPSYKSIKNILVTSSKKLKSEADHTESTHKAHGITRGADYYRR; from the coding sequence ATGACCAAATATCGTGAGATTCTCAGACTTTCCAGTCTGGGATTTAGTAATCGGAACATTGCTTTAAGTGTTCCATGTTCTCGAAATACTGTTTCAAAAGTTTTAAAACGTGCTAAGGAGTTAAATCTTTCCTGGCCATTATCAGATGATCAGACAGATGCAGTATTAGAGCAGTTGTTATATCCAAAACTACACAACAGATCAAACCGTCGGATGCCTGATTATGATTACATCCGAAAAGAACTACTCCGCAATGGTGTCAGTAAAAAACTTCTCTGGACAGAATATATTGAAGATTGCCGTGCAAATGGAGATGAACCATTGATGTATTCTCAATTCTGTTATCACATTCAACAGGATGAGCAGAAACATCGTGCTACCATGCATATCAAACGTAAACCTGCAGAGCAGATCGAAGTTGACTGGGCTGGTGATCCTGCAATGATCATCGATCCAGATACAGGAGAGATCATCAAGGCACATATCTTTGTTGGTGTGATGACATACAGTCAGTATACTTACGTTGAAGCTTTTTTGGATATGAAACAACGATCATGGATCAAGGCTCATATTCATATGTATGAATATTTTGGCGGTGTTGCAAAGATCCTCGTGCCAGATAATTGTAAAACAGCAGTTATCCATAACGGAAAACGGAAAGATCAACAGATCAATCAAATCTATCAGGAACTAGCTGAACATTACGGAACTGCGATCATACCTGCTCGTGTCAGAAGTCCTAAAGATAAACCGAATGCAGAGGGAACCGTTGGAAATATATCTACGTGGATCACAGCAGCACTTCGCAATGAACAGTTCTTTTCACTTGCGGAATTAAATCGGGCTATCAGAAAAAAACTTTTGACTTTTAACCAAAAACTCTTTCAAAAAAAGGAAGGTAGCCGGTTGGAGCTATTCCTTGAAAATGAAAAGCCTTTGCTATCCCCATTACCTGCTACCCGTTTTGAACTAAGCGACTGGAAAACCGCCACAGTTCAGTTCAATTATCACATATCTGTGGATAAAATGCTATATTCAGTTCCTTATGAATACATCAAAAAGAAAGTTGATGTAAAAATAACAGATAATACAGTTGAGATCTTTTATAATCACAATCGTATTGCTTCTCATCGTCGACTAAAAGGACGTCCGGGTCAATACAGTACTGTTACAGCACATATGCCAGAGGATCATCAGAAATATCTTGAATGGAATGGTGATCGTTTCCGTAAATGGGCTGAACAGATTGGAATAAATACATATCATGCAGTCAATGCAATCTTAACCTCCAAACGTGTGGAGCAGCAAACCTACCGAAGTTGTATGGGATTACTGAAGCTTGCTGAAAAGTACTCTGATACTTTATTGGAAGCTGCTTGTAAAAAAGCCTTATCCTATACTTCGTCACCGAGTTATAAGAGCATTAAAAACATTCTTGTGACCAGTTCAAAAAAACTGAAATCGGAAGCTGATCATACAGAATCCACACACAAAGCACACGGCATCACAAGAGGTGCTGATTATTATCGGAGGTAA
- a CDS encoding acyltransferase — MKLIDKLLVFTGKKDFKIDEKISIAYIMRVCWKYGWMMIRGRIFSIGRRNISNNIFVGKHVQVLEKRYLHMESKCKIHDDVYIDALSQDGVILGNGVVLGRGTRIECTGSLQYVGSGIVIGDGTTFGNDCFFGAAGGISVGRNVVAGQFIRFHSENHNYENLNILIKDQGVNHKGIKIGDNCWIGSGVVFLDGASVASGCVIAANAVITKEFPENSIIGGVPAKIIGYRS; from the coding sequence ATGAAATTGATTGATAAATTATTAGTATTTACAGGAAAAAAAGATTTTAAAATAGATGAAAAAATAAGTATAGCTTATATAATGAGGGTATGTTGGAAATATGGTTGGATGATGATCCGAGGTAGAATATTTTCTATTGGTAGACGGAACATTAGTAATAATATTTTTGTTGGGAAACATGTACAAGTATTGGAAAAAAGATATTTGCATATGGAGAGCAAATGTAAAATACATGATGATGTTTATATTGATGCTCTTTCACAAGATGGAGTAATACTTGGAAATGGTGTAGTTCTAGGTCGTGGTACAAGAATTGAATGCACGGGAAGTTTACAATATGTAGGAAGTGGAATTGTTATAGGAGATGGAACTACATTTGGTAATGATTGTTTCTTTGGAGCGGCAGGTGGAATTAGTGTGGGAAGAAATGTTGTAGCTGGGCAGTTTATTAGATTTCATTCAGAAAACCATAATTATGAGAATTTAAATATTTTAATCAAAGATCAAGGAGTAAATCATAAGGGAATTAAGATAGGAGATAATTGTTGGATTGGATCAGGAGTTGTCTTTTTAGATGGTGCAAGTGTGGCAAGCGGATGTGTAATAGCAGCGAATGCAGTAATTACAAAGGAATTTCCAGAAAATAGTATAATTGGAGGAGTTCCAGCGAAAATCATTGGATACAGAAGTTAA
- a CDS encoding nucleotidyltransferase family protein: MDTTLIIMAAGIGSRFGEGIKQLAKMGPNGEIIMDYSIYDAKEAGFNKVVFIIRKDIFEEFEEVIGSRIKKQIDVEYVFQELNDLPEGFKLPEGRTKPWGTGQAVLCCKDVVKEPFVIINADDYYGKEAFVKLHDFLVNGEDLGREFTMGMGGFILKNTLSDNGTVTRGVSVVDENGLLSQVHETTGIEMGEDGEIKCDDPKVQEWISPEDKVSMNMWAGYPEFIDYLAEDFKDFLANVKEGDLKSEYLLPNIVDKLLKEKRANVKVLETQDRWFGVTYKEDKEIVQKAFAELIQNGVYAERLWK; the protein is encoded by the coding sequence ATGGATACAACATTAATTATTATGGCAGCGGGGATTGGTTCCAGATTTGGAGAAGGGATTAAACAATTGGCAAAGATGGGGCCAAATGGGGAAATTATTATGGATTACTCTATTTACGATGCAAAAGAAGCAGGGTTCAATAAAGTAGTTTTTATTATTCGTAAAGATATTTTTGAAGAGTTTGAGGAAGTTATCGGAAGCAGAATAAAAAAACAAATTGACGTTGAATATGTATTTCAGGAACTTAATGATCTTCCAGAAGGATTTAAATTACCAGAAGGAAGAACAAAGCCATGGGGAACAGGACAGGCAGTACTATGTTGTAAGGATGTTGTGAAAGAACCATTTGTAATTATTAATGCAGATGATTATTATGGCAAAGAAGCATTTGTGAAACTGCATGATTTCTTAGTAAACGGAGAAGATTTAGGTAGAGAGTTTACAATGGGTATGGGTGGATTTATCTTAAAGAATACATTAAGTGATAATGGTACCGTGACTAGAGGTGTGAGTGTGGTTGACGAGAATGGTTTACTAAGTCAAGTACATGAAACAACAGGAATAGAAATGGGAGAAGACGGAGAAATCAAATGCGACGATCCTAAAGTACAAGAATGGATTAGTCCGGAAGATAAAGTATCTATGAACATGTGGGCAGGATATCCAGAATTTATAGATTATTTAGCAGAAGATTTTAAAGATTTCCTTGCCAATGTGAAAGAAGGAGATTTAAAGAGTGAATATTTGTTGCCGAATATTGTGGACAAACTGTTAAAAGAGAAAAGAGCCAATGTTAAAGTATTAGAGACACAGGATCGTTGGTTTGGAGTTACGTATAAAGAAGATAAAGAAATTGTTCAAAAGGCTTTCGCAGAGTTGATTCAGAATGGTGTTTATGCGGAGAGGCTTTGGAAGTGA
- a CDS encoding flippase → MKIKSVKFNFIMNFILTASNFIFPLITFPYVSRILGVSGTGKVSFAISVVSYFTMVAALGIPTYGIRTTAKVRDDQEKLNRTTQEILSIHLFMMLLVSIVYILAILFVPRFQSDRTLFLVVGVSILLDPLGVNWLYQGLEQYGYIAKRSIFLKFVGVILMFMFIHSPDDYVFYGVTSILASAGSNVLNFINLRKYVSLKPVGNYDIKQHLKPILILFAQVVAVNIYTNLDNVMLGFMKTDVDVGLYAAAVKVKTILTSLVTSLGAVLLPRLSYYIMEGRKEEFQTLIRKAYNFVIVIALPLMLFTIFYARDCLVFLSGKEFIGATLAMQIIAPTIVLIGLSNLLGIQVLTPLNKEKQLVYSVVAGAVADLILNIIFIPKMGAAGASLGTLVAEFVVLIVQIMYLKDLFFKIAKQVQYWKVLVALVLANIISIKCSGFVDMVFLKLVVAGISFFGIYGTILLLTKEKFVQNYVVDGILKKSFLKKKGK, encoded by the coding sequence ATGAAAATCAAATCAGTAAAATTCAATTTCATAATGAACTTCATATTAACTGCATCAAATTTTATTTTTCCGTTGATTACGTTTCCATATGTATCCAGAATTTTAGGAGTTTCAGGAACAGGAAAAGTTTCTTTCGCAATATCTGTAGTAAGCTATTTTACAATGGTAGCAGCATTAGGAATTCCTACATACGGAATTCGGACAACAGCGAAAGTAAGAGATGACCAGGAAAAGTTGAATAGAACAACACAGGAAATTTTAAGCATTCATTTGTTTATGATGTTACTAGTATCTATTGTATACATATTAGCAATTTTATTCGTTCCAAGATTTCAATCTGATCGAACTTTGTTTCTTGTGGTAGGAGTATCAATTTTACTAGATCCATTAGGGGTTAATTGGCTGTATCAAGGATTAGAGCAGTACGGTTACATAGCAAAACGTTCGATATTTTTAAAATTTGTAGGTGTTATTTTGATGTTCATGTTCATACATAGTCCAGATGATTATGTATTTTATGGAGTAACTTCCATTTTGGCATCTGCAGGTTCTAATGTGTTGAATTTTATTAATCTTAGAAAATATGTATCGTTAAAACCAGTTGGAAATTATGATATTAAACAGCATTTAAAGCCGATTTTAATATTATTTGCCCAGGTTGTTGCGGTAAATATTTATACCAATCTGGATAATGTCATGCTTGGTTTTATGAAAACGGATGTAGATGTTGGATTGTATGCAGCAGCAGTAAAGGTAAAGACTATTTTAACAAGCTTGGTAACATCCCTAGGGGCGGTTTTATTGCCTAGACTATCATATTATATTATGGAAGGAAGAAAAGAAGAATTCCAGACATTGATAAGGAAAGCATATAATTTTGTTATTGTTATTGCTTTGCCGTTAATGTTATTCACAATTTTTTATGCAAGAGATTGCTTAGTATTTCTTTCAGGAAAAGAGTTTATTGGAGCAACATTGGCGATGCAGATTATTGCACCAACAATTGTTTTGATTGGATTATCAAATTTATTGGGAATTCAGGTATTAACACCATTGAATAAAGAAAAACAGTTGGTTTACTCTGTTGTTGCAGGCGCAGTGGCAGATTTGATTTTAAATATTATCTTTATTCCTAAGATGGGAGCAGCAGGAGCATCACTGGGTACGTTAGTTGCGGAATTTGTTGTGTTAATTGTACAGATTATGTATTTGAAAGATTTGTTTTTTAAGATAGCAAAACAGGTTCAATACTGGAAAGTGTTGGTAGCGTTGGTTTTGGCAAATATTATATCTATAAAGTGCAGTGGATTTGTTGATATGGTATTTTTAAAATTAGTAGTAGCAGGTATCAGCTTCTTTGGGATTTATGGCACAATTTTATTGCTGACGAAAGAGAAATTTGTACAAAATTATGTAGTTGATGGGATACTTAAGAAGAGTTTTCTCAAAAAGAAAGGAAAGTAA
- a CDS encoding glycosyltransferase family 2 protein, translating into MDKKITVIVPVYNTKKFLKRCIMSIMNQSYSNLEIIIINDGSTDGSEKICNELEKADERIRVIHQKNNGIAATRNIGIENATGQYISFVDSDDYLEKDLYKSLLDRKIKSDKEILIFDYEICDVNGDVIRNPTLANKNHLVQKMEYYSNDELLHLIWNEKLFCYLWSMLIPKKLFENIQFPNGRLYEDEAVFYKLFMESDGAEYIPYKGYHYVQHNNSITKTLRSKDMWNRVKTYREAEEYIKRLSNELKNDFKKHKINILLMCYCTLSKLEKNSNEMKELRLEILKDSMYLESKEKIKKILLKLNCLHIILNLKGKLEKKR; encoded by the coding sequence ATGGATAAAAAAATCACAGTGATTGTGCCAGTATATAATACGAAAAAATTTTTAAAAAGATGTATTATGAGTATTATGAATCAGAGTTATAGTAATTTAGAAATAATAATTATTAATGACGGATCAACTGATGGTTCAGAGAAAATATGCAATGAATTGGAGAAAGCAGATGAAAGAATAAGAGTAATACATCAAAAAAATAATGGCATTGCGGCAACTAGAAATATTGGAATAGAAAATGCAACAGGACAATATATTTCATTTGTGGATTCGGATGATTATTTAGAAAAAGATTTATATAAAAGTTTATTAGATAGAAAGATAAAATCAGATAAAGAAATATTAATATTTGATTATGAAATTTGTGATGTTAATGGAGATGTGATACGAAATCCAACATTAGCAAATAAAAATCATTTGGTACAAAAGATGGAATATTACTCAAATGATGAGCTTCTCCATTTAATATGGAATGAAAAGCTTTTTTGTTATTTATGGAGTATGTTAATTCCTAAAAAATTGTTTGAAAATATTCAATTTCCAAATGGACGATTGTATGAGGATGAAGCTGTCTTTTATAAATTGTTTATGGAAAGTGATGGGGCAGAATATATTCCATATAAAGGATATCATTATGTACAGCACAATAATTCAATAACAAAAACCTTAAGAAGTAAGGATATGTGGAATCGAGTAAAAACATATCGTGAAGCAGAAGAATATATAAAAAGACTTTCAAATGAACTAAAGAATGATTTCAAAAAACATAAAATTAATATTCTGTTAATGTGTTATTGTACATTATCTAAATTAGAAAAAAATTCGAATGAAATGAAAGAATTAAGGTTAGAAATTTTAAAAGATAGCATGTATTTAGAATCTAAAGAAAAAATAAAAAAAATACTGTTAAAATTAAATTGTTTACATATAATACTTAATTTAAAAGGAAAATTGGAGAAGAAAAGATGA
- a CDS encoding glycosyltransferase family 2 protein produces the protein MVSIVVPVYNAEKYLEDCLISLVDQTYENIEIILVDDGSVDDSGRICDCWAEKDDRIIVYHKKNEGVSATRNFGIQRARGKFLMFVDADDMLVLNAVEYMVKEIIKNNSELVVCKYQSQDYEKNIRESNLRIELLLKEDYLREMMIPEKNIAAFVYNRLYLTQIIMEKNIRFNQNVQVCEDTLFNYEYMKFIKNVVFINNALYFYRINVGSTMFKKEMNPAKLTANIVFDKMLDDTDSLEEKKIIAVGCIAYNVILLMQMYKYGWKECNDYLIVKNHLKIYPIEFIKSKIRFKYKIGYLILMIMPKPKG, from the coding sequence ATGGTAAGTATTGTTGTTCCAGTATATAATGCAGAAAAATATTTGGAAGATTGTTTGATATCTTTGGTAGATCAGACATATGAGAATATAGAAATTATTTTAGTCGATGACGGATCAGTTGATGATTCTGGAAGAATTTGTGATTGTTGGGCAGAAAAAGATGATAGAATTATTGTTTATCATAAGAAAAATGAAGGGGTATCTGCAACAAGAAATTTTGGTATTCAAAGAGCTAGAGGAAAGTTTTTGATGTTTGTAGATGCTGATGATATGCTAGTGCTTAACGCTGTTGAATACATGGTTAAAGAAATTATTAAAAACAATTCAGAACTTGTTGTTTGTAAATATCAAAGTCAAGATTATGAGAAAAATATCAGGGAGTCAAATTTAAGAATAGAATTGCTATTAAAGGAGGATTATCTCCGTGAAATGATGATTCCAGAGAAAAATATTGCTGCATTTGTTTATAATAGATTGTATTTGACACAAATAATAATGGAAAAAAATATTAGATTCAACCAAAATGTACAAGTATGTGAAGATACATTGTTTAATTATGAGTACATGAAATTTATAAAAAATGTAGTATTTATAAATAATGCTCTGTATTTTTATAGAATAAATGTAGGTAGTACAATGTTCAAAAAGGAAATGAATCCTGCAAAATTAACTGCCAATATAGTGTTTGATAAAATGTTAGATGATACAGATAGTTTGGAAGAAAAAAAGATAATTGCTGTTGGATGTATTGCTTATAATGTAATTTTATTAATGCAAATGTATAAATATGGATGGAAAGAATGTAATGATTATTTAATTGTGAAAAATCATTTGAAAATTTATCCGATAGAATTTATAAAATCTAAAATAAGATTTAAATACAAAATAGGCTACTTGATATTAATGATTATGCCAAAACCGAAAGGATAA
- a CDS encoding glycosyltransferase, with the protein MAMVIMHYFLGFPPYRSGGLTRYCMDLMETQKNKGDKVIALWPGQISFISKEIHIKKRKNIKNINNYELINPLPVSLDEGIINVKEYTKSCNANVYKSFLRKINPDIIHIHTLMGLHREFLEATKKLKIKTIFTSHDYFGICPKITLYRDGCVCVEDHGCRDCIRCNQTALSLRKIQIMQSSLYRNIKDSFLVKKMRKNHRQNFFEEKSDKMPLLNEKEVNYKAREYRKLRNYYVDMLQKMSFIHFNSSTTKNIYEKYMKLPENEVITISHKNIKSDHKNANRKKDNKLRITCLAPARPFKGYNILIEALDKLWSSGNHNFILRMFNAVPDKREYLNINEEGFTQSDLKHIMSDTDILVAPSIWYETFGFTVLEALSFGVPVIVSEHVGAKDIVGKAGIIIKAGNIDDLESTLEKLINSPETLSDLKTEAEKNKIKTWEQFVDENYQLYRKLIK; encoded by the coding sequence ATGGCTATGGTAATTATGCATTATTTTTTAGGGTTTCCACCATATAGAAGTGGCGGTTTGACGAGATATTGTATGGATTTGATGGAGACGCAAAAAAATAAGGGAGATAAAGTGATAGCATTATGGCCTGGACAAATTTCATTTATTTCAAAAGAAATACATATAAAAAAAAGAAAAAATATAAAAAATATTAATAATTATGAATTAATAAATCCGCTTCCGGTCTCCTTAGATGAAGGAATTATAAATGTCAAAGAATATACTAAATCATGTAATGCAAATGTATATAAAAGTTTTTTGAGAAAAATTAATCCTGATATTATCCATATCCATACATTAATGGGGTTACATAGAGAATTTCTAGAAGCTACAAAAAAATTAAAAATTAAAACAATTTTTACTTCTCATGATTATTTTGGAATTTGTCCTAAAATTACATTGTATAGGGATGGATGTGTGTGTGTAGAAGATCATGGATGTAGAGACTGTATCAGGTGTAATCAGACAGCATTATCTTTAAGGAAAATTCAAATTATGCAATCATCCTTGTATAGAAATATAAAAGATTCATTTTTAGTGAAAAAAATGAGAAAAAATCATAGACAAAATTTTTTTGAAGAAAAATCAGATAAAATGCCTTTATTAAATGAGAAAGAAGTAAATTATAAAGCGAGAGAATATAGAAAATTGAGAAATTATTATGTTGATATGTTACAAAAAATGAGTTTTATCCATTTTAATTCTTCGACGACAAAAAATATATATGAAAAATATATGAAGTTGCCTGAAAATGAAGTGATTACGATATCACATAAAAATATTAAGAGTGATCACAAAAATGCAAATAGAAAAAAAGATAATAAATTAAGAATAACTTGTCTTGCACCAGCAAGGCCATTCAAAGGATACAATATATTGATTGAAGCCTTAGATAAGTTGTGGAGTTCAGGTAATCATAATTTTATATTAAGAATGTTCAATGCAGTTCCAGATAAACGAGAATATCTTAATATAAATGAGGAGGGGTTTACGCAATCAGATTTGAAACATATTATGTCGGATACAGATATTTTAGTAGCGCCAAGTATATGGTATGAAACATTTGGATTTACAGTATTAGAAGCATTGAGTTTTGGAGTCCCTGTTATAGTAAGTGAGCATGTTGGAGCAAAGGATATTGTAGGAAAAGCGGGAATTATTATAAAAGCAGGAAATATAGATGATTTAGAAAGTACACTAGAGAAATTAATAAATAGCCCAGAAACTCTTTCAGATTTAAAAACAGAGGCAGAAAAAAATAAAATAAAGACATGGGAGCAGTTTGTAGATGAAAATTATCAACTTTATCGCAAACTGATAAAGTAA
- the istB gene encoding IS21-like element helper ATPase IstB — translation MTNQSTIDKLIEMRLSCMADSFRNQLNDPEFNEVPFEDRFGMIVDIEYNNRKSNRLKRLIKKAEFDQPDASIMDVDYTSGRKLNKELITRLATCEYISEHRNIFITGATGCGKTYMACAFGMEACKQYFNTKYVRLPDLLIDLELARDNGNYKKIMAKYANPVLLILDEWLLLKPTESEQRDIFELLHRRRKKSSTIFCSQYEFEEWYDQLGGSDSPLADAILDRIAYDSYRINIRGIDIEHDISMREVYGLDKSLRE, via the coding sequence ATGACAAATCAAAGCACAATTGATAAATTAATTGAAATGCGACTTAGCTGCATGGCAGATTCATTTCGTAATCAGTTGAATGATCCTGAATTTAACGAAGTTCCTTTTGAAGACCGGTTCGGTATGATTGTAGATATCGAATATAATAACCGAAAAAGTAATCGATTAAAGAGACTGATCAAAAAAGCTGAGTTTGATCAGCCAGATGCAAGTATCATGGATGTCGATTATACATCCGGACGTAAACTGAACAAGGAATTGATCACTCGTCTTGCTACATGTGAATATATATCTGAACATAGAAATATCTTTATCACAGGTGCAACTGGTTGCGGAAAAACGTACATGGCATGTGCCTTTGGTATGGAAGCATGTAAACAATATTTTAATACCAAGTATGTTCGGTTACCTGATCTTTTGATTGATCTTGAGCTGGCTCGTGACAATGGCAATTACAAAAAGATCATGGCTAAATATGCAAATCCAGTTCTTCTTATTTTAGATGAATGGCTTTTATTAAAGCCAACTGAATCAGAACAAAGAGATATTTTTGAACTTTTACACAGAAGACGTAAAAAATCATCTACCATCTTTTGTTCTCAGTATGAATTTGAAGAATGGTATGATCAACTTGGAGGTTCAGACAGTCCATTGGCAGATGCTATATTAGATCGTATTGCATATGACAGTTATCGGATCAATATCAGAGGTATTGATATTGAACATGATATTTCTATGCGCGAAGTTTACGGATTAGATAAATCATTACGCGAGTAA
- the glf gene encoding UDP-galactopyranose mutase, translated as MKQYDYLIVGSGLYGAVFAQQAATKGKKVLIIDKRPNIAGNVYTEDIEKIHVHKYGAHIFHTNNKKVWNYITKFAKFNRFTNSPVANYKGELYSLPFNMYTFNKMWGVITPQEAADKIKQQKKEAGITEPKNLEEQAISLVGTDIYEKLIKGYTEKQWGRPCTELPSFIIKRLPVRLTFDNNYFNALYQGIPVGGYTKMVANMLGDVEVRLNTDYFENKEELDALAEKVIYTGPIDAYFDYKLGALEYRSVRFETEVLDQPNFQGNAAVNYTDVETPWTRIIEHKWFEFGKDEEGKDLPKTVISREYSSEWKLGDEPYYPVNDEKNGRLYEEYKKLAEKEENIIFGGRLGEYKYYDMDAVIAASLDMCEKEL; from the coding sequence ATGAAACAATATGATTATTTGATTGTAGGTTCTGGACTTTACGGAGCTGTTTTTGCACAGCAGGCAGCTACAAAAGGAAAGAAAGTATTAATAATTGATAAACGTCCGAATATTGCAGGGAATGTATATACAGAGGATATTGAGAAGATTCATGTGCATAAATATGGAGCACATATCTTCCATACAAACAATAAAAAAGTATGGAATTATATCACAAAGTTTGCGAAATTTAATCGTTTTACAAATTCACCAGTTGCAAACTATAAGGGAGAATTATATTCTCTTCCGTTTAATATGTATACATTCAATAAGATGTGGGGAGTAATCACACCACAGGAAGCGGCAGATAAGATCAAACAGCAGAAAAAAGAAGCAGGGATCACAGAGCCAAAGAACTTAGAAGAACAGGCAATCAGTCTGGTCGGAACAGATATTTACGAAAAACTGATCAAAGGATATACAGAAAAACAATGGGGAAGACCATGTACAGAACTTCCTTCCTTTATTATCAAAAGACTTCCAGTACGTCTGACATTTGATAATAATTATTTCAATGCCTTATATCAGGGAATTCCGGTTGGCGGATATACAAAGATGGTAGCCAATATGTTAGGAGATGTAGAAGTACGTTTGAACACAGATTACTTTGAGAACAAAGAAGAACTGGATGCATTGGCAGAGAAAGTCATTTATACCGGACCAATCGATGCATATTTTGATTATAAATTAGGAGCATTAGAATACCGATCCGTAAGATTTGAAACAGAAGTTTTAGACCAGCCAAACTTTCAGGGAAATGCAGCCGTAAACTACACAGATGTCGAAACACCATGGACGAGAATCATTGAGCATAAGTGGTTTGAATTTGGAAAAGATGAAGAAGGAAAGGATCTTCCAAAGACAGTGATCAGCCGAGAATATAGTTCAGAGTGGAAATTAGGAGATGAACCATATTATCCAGTCAATGATGAGAAAAATGGCAGATTATATGAAGAATACAAAAAACTGGCTGAGAAAGAAGAAAATATCATCTTTGGCGGAAGACTTGGTGAGTACAAATATTACGATATGGATGCGGTGATTGCAGCTTCACTTGATATGTGCGAAAAAGAATTATAG